In the Phaseolus vulgaris cultivar G19833 chromosome 7, P. vulgaris v2.0, whole genome shotgun sequence genome, one interval contains:
- the LOC137830287 gene encoding polyadenylation and cleavage factor homolog 4-like isoform X9 — translation MENSRRPFDRSREPGPKKARLIEELDRAPNSGARQFPQLQVISGVATLPSARFRTNERDLESNDFGRRGGAGGGGYQPQPLPFQELVTQYKAALAELTFNSKPIITNLTIIAGENQAAEKAIAATVCANILEVPSDQKLPSLYLLDSIVKNIGRDYIKYFAARLPEVFCKAYRQVDPSVHQSMRHLFGTWKGVFPPQTLQIIEKELGFTSAVNGSSASATLRSDSQSQRPPHSIHVNPKYLERQRLQQSSRNDRARRDAFNDSVPEKSTGASYGSNEFGSNISRNLGLGISRPGGRVTESGHDKGWYNKSGVVAGTMPGQRNGLSLKYSFLNTEAPKSMILDTHHQPAQKITSTQSSVISNSWKNSEEEEYTWDEMNSGLTGHGTSIVSSLSKDAWTADDDNLEVEDRNQVRNPFVVNANREIAIESQANEKKRFPASQHHSSISWKLQEQHSIDELDRKAGQLSRFVSTPSSTSASTARMGNRPFLSNASIGLPGVAGPFHSLGDENPSGQSPLRRRSPSPPGPFSSMTFQARHQQQFGTSHNEVTIKTEKPPVSKVSLARETKSSTSTGNLPTRLGVRPSRTGGPSPATLISSVSTIALPSSLGPSSDNSPALSKIPQRKVGQPPRLSTLPPASSNVSSASAQTSDANNTLNPIANLLSSLVAKGLISAEKESTTKVPSELLTRLEEESDSITTGNSLPVASASGSAAVPVPSIKDDVDDTARTPISLSESTSPGVVNLIGFEFKLDVLREFHSSVISGLFDDLPHHCSICGFRLRFQKQLNRHLEWHATRDREDNGLTKASRWYLKSSDWIFGKAECVSENEADSVDTYGNEADRSQEDATVVAADENQCLCVLCGELFEDFYCEESGGWMFKGAVYFANSDSNSEMGFGDTSTGRGPIIHANCLSDNLISSVPEMEQD, via the exons ATGGAGAACTCGCGTAGACCGTTCGATAGATCGCGAGAGCCAGGACCCAAGAAGGCCCGATTGATTGAAGAGCTGGATCGGGCTCCGAATTCGGGTGCGAGACAGTTTCCTCAGCTACAAGTGATTTCTGGGGTTGCAACGTTACCGTCTGCAAGGTTTAGAACAAACGAAAGAGACCTTGAAAGCAATGATTTTGGTCGCCGGGGTGGTGCTGGAGGTGGCGGTTATCAGCCCCAGCCACTGCCATTTCAGGAGCTTGTTACTCAGTATAAGGCAGCTCTTGCAGAACTTACTTTCAACTCGAAACCGATAATTACCAACTTGACTATCATTGCAGGGGAGAACCAAGCTGCGGAGAAGGCCATTGCAGCAACTGTTTGTGCTAACATTCTAGAG GTTCCTAGTGATCAAAAGCTGCCATCACTTTATCTCTTAGACAGTATTGTTAAGAATATTGGGCGGGATTATATAAAATACTTTGCTGCCAGGCTACCTGAG GTATTCTGCAAAGCATACAGACAGGTTGATCCTTCTGTCCATCAAAGTATGAGACATCTTTTCGGAACTTGGAAAGGAGTCTTTCCTCCTCAGACCCTTCAGATTATTGAGAAAGAATTAGGCTTCACTTCTGCAGTCAATGGCTCATCTGCTTCTGCTACACTCAGGAGTGATTCACAGTCACAACGCCCACCTCATAGTATCCATGTTAATCCCAAGTATTTAGAAAGGCAACGTCTACAGCAGTCCAGCAGG AATGATCGTGCTCGAAGAGATGCATTCAATGATTCTGTTCCGGAAAAGAGCACTGGTGCATCCTATGGAAGCAATGAATTTGGTTCCAATATTTCAAGGAATTTGGGCTTGGGTATCAGCCGACCTGGTGGTAGGGTGACTGAGTCAGGACATGACAAAGGTTGGTACAACAAATCTGGTGTTGTTGCGGGGACCATGCCTGGACAAAGAAATGGTTTGAGTCTCAAGTATAGTTTTTTGAATACTGAAGCACCAAAGTCCATGATTTTGGATACACATCATCAACCAGCACAAAAAATAACAAGCACACAGAGCAGTGTGATCTCAAATAGCTGGAAAAATTCTGAGGAAGAGGAGTACACATGGGATGAGATGAACTCTGGCTTGACTGGTCATGGTACATCTATTGTTAGCAGCTTGAGCAAAGATGCTTGGACTGCTGATGATGATAATTTG GAAGTTGAAGATCGGAACCAAGTCAGAAATCCTTTTGTGGTAAATGCCAATAGAGAAATAGCCATTGAATCTCAAGCCAATGAAAAGAAACGATTTCCTGCATCTCAGCATCATTCATCAATATCATGGAAATTGCAGGAGCAGCACTCTATTGATGAGTTGGATCGGAAGGCTGGTCAGTTGAGCAGATTTGTGTCCACACCGTCTAGTACAAGTGCCTCTACTGCCAGGATGGGGAATCGGCCTTTCCTGTCAAATGCATCCATAGGATTGCCAGGAGTTGCAGGACCATTTCATTCTTTGGGAGATGAAAACCCTTCTGGACAGTCACCTTTGCGACGGAGGTCTCCATCACCGCCA GGTCCATTCTCTTCAATGACTTTCCAGGCAAGGCATCAGCAGCAATTTGGCACTTCTCACAATGAGGTTACTATTAAGACTGAGAAGCCACCTGTGTCAAAAGTTTCTTTAGCCAGAGAAACTAAAAGTAGCACGAGTACAGGGAATCTTCCAACTCGATTAGGTGTTCGACCTTCACGAACAGGTGGTCCTTCCCCTGCCACATTAATTTCTTCAGTGTCCACAATTGCATTACCATCATCATTAGGTCCTTCCAGTGATAATTCACCTGCTCTCTCAAAAATACCTCAAAGAAAGGTTGGACAACCGCCTAGGTTATCTACTCTACCACCTGCATCCTCTAATGTCAGCAGTGCCTCAGCTCAGACAAGTGATGCCAATAATACCTTGAATCCAATTGCTAATCTTTTAAGCTCTTTAGTTGCAAAAGGCTTGATATCTGCAGAAAAAGAATCAACAACTAAGGTGCCCTCTGAGTTGCTGACTCGGTTGGAAGAAGAAAGCGATAGCATTACCACCGGTAACTCTTTGCCTGTGGCCTCAGCTTCTGGTTCTGCAGCTGTTCCGGTCCCTTCTATCAAAGATGATGTTGATGACACTGCAAGAACACCCATATCCTTGTCTGAATCAACCAGCCCAGGAGTTGTAAATCTCATTGGCTTTGAGTTTAAGCTTGATGTGTTACGAGAATTCCATTCATCTGTAATTAGTGGTTTATTTGATGATCTTCCACATCATTGCAGCATTTGTGGCTTTAGACTTAGATTCCAGAAACAGTTAAATAGACACTTGGAGTGGCATGCCACAAGGGATAGAGAAGATAATGGTTTAACTAAGGCATCGAGATGGTATCTTAAGTCAAGTGACTGGATTTTTGGCAAGGCTGAATGTGTATCAGAGAATGAGGCTGATTCTGTAGATACATATGGCAATGAAGCAGACAGAAGTCAAGAAGATGCTACTGTTGTAGCAGCAGATGAAAACCAGTGCTTGTGTGTGTTGTGCGGTGAGCTATTTGAAGATTTTTACTGTGAGGAAAGTGGGGGGTGGATGTTCAAAGGAGCTGTTTACTTTGCTAACTCTGATAGCAACAGTGAGATGGGATTTGGAGATACGAGTACAGGAAGGGGTCCTATCATTCATGCAAATTGCTTATCAGATAACTTGATTTCTAGTGTCCCTGAGATG GAGCAGGATTAA
- the LOC137830287 gene encoding polyadenylation and cleavage factor homolog 4-like isoform X5, which yields MENSRRPFDRSREPGPKKARLIEELDRAPNSGARQFPQLQVISGVATLPSARFRTNERDLESNDFGRRGGAGGGGYQPQPLPFQELVTQYKAALAELTFNSKPIITNLTIIAGENQAAEKAIAATVCANILEVPSDQKLPSLYLLDSIVKNIGRDYIKYFAARLPEVFCKAYRQVDPSVHQSMRHLFGTWKGVFPPQTLQIIEKELGFTSAVNGSSASATLRSDSQSQRPPHSIHVNPKYLERQRLQQSSRTKGVVDDMTGAISNSNNDLEMPGRTLGVLRPWVDPNVTVNVSSRENDRARRDAFNDSVPEKSTGASYGSNEFGSNISRNLGLGISRPGGRVTESGHDKGWYNKSGVVAGTMPGQRNGLSLKYSFLNTEAPKSMILDTHHQPAQKITSTQSSVISNSWKNSEEEEYTWDEMNSGLTGHGTSIVSSLSKDAWTADDDNLEVEDRNQVRNPFVVNANREIAIESQANEKKRFPASQHHSSISWKLQEQHSIDELDRKAGQLSRFVSTPSSTSASTARMGNRPFLSNASIGLPGVAGPFHSLGDENPSGQSPLRRRSPSPPGPFSSMTFQARHQQQFGTSHNEVTIKTEKPPVSKVSLARETKSSTSTGNLPTRLGVRPSRTGGPSPATLISSVSTIALPSSLGPSSDNSPALSKIPQRKVGQPPRLSTLPPASSNVSSASAQTSDANNTLNPIANLLSSLVAKGLISAEKESTTKVPSELLTRLEEESDSITTGNSLPVASASGSAAVPVPSIKDDVDDTARTPISLSESTSPGVVNLIGFEFKLDVLREFHSSVISGLFDDLPHHCSICGFRLRFQKQLNRHLEWHATRDREDNGLTKASRWYLKSSDWIFGKAECVSENEADSVDTYGNEADRSQEDATVVAADENQCLCVLCGELFEDFYCEESGGWMFKGAVYFANSDSNSEMGFGDTSTGRGPIIHANCLSDNLISSVPEMEQD from the exons ATGGAGAACTCGCGTAGACCGTTCGATAGATCGCGAGAGCCAGGACCCAAGAAGGCCCGATTGATTGAAGAGCTGGATCGGGCTCCGAATTCGGGTGCGAGACAGTTTCCTCAGCTACAAGTGATTTCTGGGGTTGCAACGTTACCGTCTGCAAGGTTTAGAACAAACGAAAGAGACCTTGAAAGCAATGATTTTGGTCGCCGGGGTGGTGCTGGAGGTGGCGGTTATCAGCCCCAGCCACTGCCATTTCAGGAGCTTGTTACTCAGTATAAGGCAGCTCTTGCAGAACTTACTTTCAACTCGAAACCGATAATTACCAACTTGACTATCATTGCAGGGGAGAACCAAGCTGCGGAGAAGGCCATTGCAGCAACTGTTTGTGCTAACATTCTAGAG GTTCCTAGTGATCAAAAGCTGCCATCACTTTATCTCTTAGACAGTATTGTTAAGAATATTGGGCGGGATTATATAAAATACTTTGCTGCCAGGCTACCTGAG GTATTCTGCAAAGCATACAGACAGGTTGATCCTTCTGTCCATCAAAGTATGAGACATCTTTTCGGAACTTGGAAAGGAGTCTTTCCTCCTCAGACCCTTCAGATTATTGAGAAAGAATTAGGCTTCACTTCTGCAGTCAATGGCTCATCTGCTTCTGCTACACTCAGGAGTGATTCACAGTCACAACGCCCACCTCATAGTATCCATGTTAATCCCAAGTATTTAGAAAGGCAACGTCTACAGCAGTCCAGCAGG ACTAAAGGAGTTGTTGATGATATGACTGGAGCCATTTCAAACTCAAATAATGACCTAGAGATGCCTGGTAGAACCTTAGGTGTTTTACGACCATGGGTGGATCCTAATGTTACTGTTAATGTCAGTTCACGTGAA AATGATCGTGCTCGAAGAGATGCATTCAATGATTCTGTTCCGGAAAAGAGCACTGGTGCATCCTATGGAAGCAATGAATTTGGTTCCAATATTTCAAGGAATTTGGGCTTGGGTATCAGCCGACCTGGTGGTAGGGTGACTGAGTCAGGACATGACAAAGGTTGGTACAACAAATCTGGTGTTGTTGCGGGGACCATGCCTGGACAAAGAAATGGTTTGAGTCTCAAGTATAGTTTTTTGAATACTGAAGCACCAAAGTCCATGATTTTGGATACACATCATCAACCAGCACAAAAAATAACAAGCACACAGAGCAGTGTGATCTCAAATAGCTGGAAAAATTCTGAGGAAGAGGAGTACACATGGGATGAGATGAACTCTGGCTTGACTGGTCATGGTACATCTATTGTTAGCAGCTTGAGCAAAGATGCTTGGACTGCTGATGATGATAATTTG GAAGTTGAAGATCGGAACCAAGTCAGAAATCCTTTTGTGGTAAATGCCAATAGAGAAATAGCCATTGAATCTCAAGCCAATGAAAAGAAACGATTTCCTGCATCTCAGCATCATTCATCAATATCATGGAAATTGCAGGAGCAGCACTCTATTGATGAGTTGGATCGGAAGGCTGGTCAGTTGAGCAGATTTGTGTCCACACCGTCTAGTACAAGTGCCTCTACTGCCAGGATGGGGAATCGGCCTTTCCTGTCAAATGCATCCATAGGATTGCCAGGAGTTGCAGGACCATTTCATTCTTTGGGAGATGAAAACCCTTCTGGACAGTCACCTTTGCGACGGAGGTCTCCATCACCGCCA GGTCCATTCTCTTCAATGACTTTCCAGGCAAGGCATCAGCAGCAATTTGGCACTTCTCACAATGAGGTTACTATTAAGACTGAGAAGCCACCTGTGTCAAAAGTTTCTTTAGCCAGAGAAACTAAAAGTAGCACGAGTACAGGGAATCTTCCAACTCGATTAGGTGTTCGACCTTCACGAACAGGTGGTCCTTCCCCTGCCACATTAATTTCTTCAGTGTCCACAATTGCATTACCATCATCATTAGGTCCTTCCAGTGATAATTCACCTGCTCTCTCAAAAATACCTCAAAGAAAGGTTGGACAACCGCCTAGGTTATCTACTCTACCACCTGCATCCTCTAATGTCAGCAGTGCCTCAGCTCAGACAAGTGATGCCAATAATACCTTGAATCCAATTGCTAATCTTTTAAGCTCTTTAGTTGCAAAAGGCTTGATATCTGCAGAAAAAGAATCAACAACTAAGGTGCCCTCTGAGTTGCTGACTCGGTTGGAAGAAGAAAGCGATAGCATTACCACCGGTAACTCTTTGCCTGTGGCCTCAGCTTCTGGTTCTGCAGCTGTTCCGGTCCCTTCTATCAAAGATGATGTTGATGACACTGCAAGAACACCCATATCCTTGTCTGAATCAACCAGCCCAGGAGTTGTAAATCTCATTGGCTTTGAGTTTAAGCTTGATGTGTTACGAGAATTCCATTCATCTGTAATTAGTGGTTTATTTGATGATCTTCCACATCATTGCAGCATTTGTGGCTTTAGACTTAGATTCCAGAAACAGTTAAATAGACACTTGGAGTGGCATGCCACAAGGGATAGAGAAGATAATGGTTTAACTAAGGCATCGAGATGGTATCTTAAGTCAAGTGACTGGATTTTTGGCAAGGCTGAATGTGTATCAGAGAATGAGGCTGATTCTGTAGATACATATGGCAATGAAGCAGACAGAAGTCAAGAAGATGCTACTGTTGTAGCAGCAGATGAAAACCAGTGCTTGTGTGTGTTGTGCGGTGAGCTATTTGAAGATTTTTACTGTGAGGAAAGTGGGGGGTGGATGTTCAAAGGAGCTGTTTACTTTGCTAACTCTGATAGCAACAGTGAGATGGGATTTGGAGATACGAGTACAGGAAGGGGTCCTATCATTCATGCAAATTGCTTATCAGATAACTTGATTTCTAGTGTCCCTGAGATG GAGCAGGATTAA
- the LOC137830287 gene encoding polyadenylation and cleavage factor homolog 4-like isoform X3 has protein sequence MENSRRPFDRSREPGPKKARLIEELDRAPNSGARQFPQLQVISGVATLPSARFRTNERDLESNDFGRRGGAGGGGYQPQPLPFQELVTQYKAALAELTFNSKPIITNLTIIAGENQAAEKAIAATVCANILEVPSDQKLPSLYLLDSIVKNIGRDYIKYFAARLPEVFCKAYRQVDPSVHQSMRHLFGTWKGVFPPQTLQIIEKELGFTSAVNGSSASATLRSDSQSQRPPHSIHVNPKYLERQRLQQSSRTKGVVDDMTGAISNSNNDLEMPGRTLGVLRPWVDPNVTVNVSSRENDRARRDAFNDSVPEKSTGASYGSNEFGSNISRNLGLGISRPGGRVTESGHDKGWYNKSGVVAGTMPGQRNGLSLKYSFLNTEAPKSMILDTHHQPAQKITSTQSSVISNSWKNSEEEEYTWDEMNSGLTGHGTSIVSSLSKDAWTADDDNLEVEDRNQVRNPFVEQHSIDELDRKAGQLSRFVSTPSSTSASTARMGNRPFLSNASIGLPGVAGPFHSLGDENPSGQSPLRRRSPSPPVSVHYSHPLQNLAEQDLPQTDKASEFLGGLQSHYIKDSSTALPLNIQDGNLQRSQLKNLQGPFSSMTFQARHQQQFGTSHNEVTIKTEKPPVSKVSLARETKSSTSTGNLPTRLGVRPSRTGGPSPATLISSVSTIALPSSLGPSSDNSPALSKIPQRKVGQPPRLSTLPPASSNVSSASAQTSDANNTLNPIANLLSSLVAKGLISAEKESTTKVPSELLTRLEEESDSITTGNSLPVASASGSAAVPVPSIKDDVDDTARTPISLSESTSPGVVNLIGFEFKLDVLREFHSSVISGLFDDLPHHCSICGFRLRFQKQLNRHLEWHATRDREDNGLTKASRWYLKSSDWIFGKAECVSENEADSVDTYGNEADRSQEDATVVAADENQCLCVLCGELFEDFYCEESGGWMFKGAVYFANSDSNSEMGFGDTSTGRGPIIHANCLSDNLISSVPEMEQD, from the exons ATGGAGAACTCGCGTAGACCGTTCGATAGATCGCGAGAGCCAGGACCCAAGAAGGCCCGATTGATTGAAGAGCTGGATCGGGCTCCGAATTCGGGTGCGAGACAGTTTCCTCAGCTACAAGTGATTTCTGGGGTTGCAACGTTACCGTCTGCAAGGTTTAGAACAAACGAAAGAGACCTTGAAAGCAATGATTTTGGTCGCCGGGGTGGTGCTGGAGGTGGCGGTTATCAGCCCCAGCCACTGCCATTTCAGGAGCTTGTTACTCAGTATAAGGCAGCTCTTGCAGAACTTACTTTCAACTCGAAACCGATAATTACCAACTTGACTATCATTGCAGGGGAGAACCAAGCTGCGGAGAAGGCCATTGCAGCAACTGTTTGTGCTAACATTCTAGAG GTTCCTAGTGATCAAAAGCTGCCATCACTTTATCTCTTAGACAGTATTGTTAAGAATATTGGGCGGGATTATATAAAATACTTTGCTGCCAGGCTACCTGAG GTATTCTGCAAAGCATACAGACAGGTTGATCCTTCTGTCCATCAAAGTATGAGACATCTTTTCGGAACTTGGAAAGGAGTCTTTCCTCCTCAGACCCTTCAGATTATTGAGAAAGAATTAGGCTTCACTTCTGCAGTCAATGGCTCATCTGCTTCTGCTACACTCAGGAGTGATTCACAGTCACAACGCCCACCTCATAGTATCCATGTTAATCCCAAGTATTTAGAAAGGCAACGTCTACAGCAGTCCAGCAGG ACTAAAGGAGTTGTTGATGATATGACTGGAGCCATTTCAAACTCAAATAATGACCTAGAGATGCCTGGTAGAACCTTAGGTGTTTTACGACCATGGGTGGATCCTAATGTTACTGTTAATGTCAGTTCACGTGAA AATGATCGTGCTCGAAGAGATGCATTCAATGATTCTGTTCCGGAAAAGAGCACTGGTGCATCCTATGGAAGCAATGAATTTGGTTCCAATATTTCAAGGAATTTGGGCTTGGGTATCAGCCGACCTGGTGGTAGGGTGACTGAGTCAGGACATGACAAAGGTTGGTACAACAAATCTGGTGTTGTTGCGGGGACCATGCCTGGACAAAGAAATGGTTTGAGTCTCAAGTATAGTTTTTTGAATACTGAAGCACCAAAGTCCATGATTTTGGATACACATCATCAACCAGCACAAAAAATAACAAGCACACAGAGCAGTGTGATCTCAAATAGCTGGAAAAATTCTGAGGAAGAGGAGTACACATGGGATGAGATGAACTCTGGCTTGACTGGTCATGGTACATCTATTGTTAGCAGCTTGAGCAAAGATGCTTGGACTGCTGATGATGATAATTTG GAAGTTGAAGATCGGAACCAAGTCAGAAATCCTTTTGTG GAGCAGCACTCTATTGATGAGTTGGATCGGAAGGCTGGTCAGTTGAGCAGATTTGTGTCCACACCGTCTAGTACAAGTGCCTCTACTGCCAGGATGGGGAATCGGCCTTTCCTGTCAAATGCATCCATAGGATTGCCAGGAGTTGCAGGACCATTTCATTCTTTGGGAGATGAAAACCCTTCTGGACAGTCACCTTTGCGACGGAGGTCTCCATCACCGCCAGTAAGTGTGCACTATTCTCATCCTCTGCAAAATCTGGCAGAGCAAGACCTTCCCCAGACTGATAAGGCATCTGAATTTCTGGGAGGTCTACAGAGCCACTATATTAAAGATTCTTCAACTGCCCTTCCTCTTAATATTCAGGATGGTAACTTACAAAGATCACAACTGAAAAATTTGCAGGGTCCATTCTCTTCAATGACTTTCCAGGCAAGGCATCAGCAGCAATTTGGCACTTCTCACAATGAGGTTACTATTAAGACTGAGAAGCCACCTGTGTCAAAAGTTTCTTTAGCCAGAGAAACTAAAAGTAGCACGAGTACAGGGAATCTTCCAACTCGATTAGGTGTTCGACCTTCACGAACAGGTGGTCCTTCCCCTGCCACATTAATTTCTTCAGTGTCCACAATTGCATTACCATCATCATTAGGTCCTTCCAGTGATAATTCACCTGCTCTCTCAAAAATACCTCAAAGAAAGGTTGGACAACCGCCTAGGTTATCTACTCTACCACCTGCATCCTCTAATGTCAGCAGTGCCTCAGCTCAGACAAGTGATGCCAATAATACCTTGAATCCAATTGCTAATCTTTTAAGCTCTTTAGTTGCAAAAGGCTTGATATCTGCAGAAAAAGAATCAACAACTAAGGTGCCCTCTGAGTTGCTGACTCGGTTGGAAGAAGAAAGCGATAGCATTACCACCGGTAACTCTTTGCCTGTGGCCTCAGCTTCTGGTTCTGCAGCTGTTCCGGTCCCTTCTATCAAAGATGATGTTGATGACACTGCAAGAACACCCATATCCTTGTCTGAATCAACCAGCCCAGGAGTTGTAAATCTCATTGGCTTTGAGTTTAAGCTTGATGTGTTACGAGAATTCCATTCATCTGTAATTAGTGGTTTATTTGATGATCTTCCACATCATTGCAGCATTTGTGGCTTTAGACTTAGATTCCAGAAACAGTTAAATAGACACTTGGAGTGGCATGCCACAAGGGATAGAGAAGATAATGGTTTAACTAAGGCATCGAGATGGTATCTTAAGTCAAGTGACTGGATTTTTGGCAAGGCTGAATGTGTATCAGAGAATGAGGCTGATTCTGTAGATACATATGGCAATGAAGCAGACAGAAGTCAAGAAGATGCTACTGTTGTAGCAGCAGATGAAAACCAGTGCTTGTGTGTGTTGTGCGGTGAGCTATTTGAAGATTTTTACTGTGAGGAAAGTGGGGGGTGGATGTTCAAAGGAGCTGTTTACTTTGCTAACTCTGATAGCAACAGTGAGATGGGATTTGGAGATACGAGTACAGGAAGGGGTCCTATCATTCATGCAAATTGCTTATCAGATAACTTGATTTCTAGTGTCCCTGAGATG GAGCAGGATTAA